The region CTCGCCGTAGAACTGGGCGGCCGCCGCCTTGTCCGGGTTGCTGAAGGCCGCCTTCAGGTCCTGCTCGAGCACGTTGAGCGCGCCGCGGGCGCGCTCCATGCCGTCGAGCATGGCGTAGCCCTGGCGCGTGGTGCGCACGGTGCCTGTGAGCAGGAGGGTGATGCTGCCCAAAAGCAGCAGGAAGATGGCCATGGCCACCAGCATCTCGACAAGGGTGAAGCCGTCCTTCGGACGGGCGGTCCGGCGTGGAATGGCGGGGATTTCCGTGCCCGGGCGGGGCCGGAAGCCCGGGTCAGCGGTCGGTGACATAGGTGACAAACTCCTCCTCGCGCCCGTTGTTCAGGCGGACGGAAAACACGACGCGGTACAGCTCGACTCCCGGCCCGCCCACGCGGGTGGCACTTGCGCGCCACGAGTCGTACAGGGTGTAGCCGCGTGCGGCGGCGTCCACCACGCGGTAGGCGTTGCCGCGAATCCACTCTGAAAGGGAGGCGCCCATGCCGCCGGTGCGCACCTCGCTCAACTGGGTGCGCGCCAGCGAGGCGATGACCGTGCGTTCCGCCGCCACCCGCTGCTGCGTCAACGAGGCGGGGAAAAGCGCCATGACCGCCATGATGCCCACGGCCAGGATGGTCAGGGCGATGACGACCTCGAGCAGGGTGAAGCCCGCCCGGGATGCGCGGGAGGAGACATCCCCCGGCCCTGAAGGGCCACCCCCTTCAAAGGGGGAAACATCCCCCGGCCGCTTTGCGGCCACCCCCTTCAAAGGGGCAACAAGACAGCCGGTGTTTCCACCTAGAATGTCAGGCACAAGCGAGCCGGATGCCGCCTTCAAACAGGGAACAAGACAGCCGGTGTTTTCACTGCCACAGTGGGTACCCCCCCCGCAGTGAATTTGGCCAGTTCCGGAGGGATGACCGAAAACGGCCACACCATTCCCCCTTTGAAGGGGGTGGCCCCGGAGGGGCCGGGGGATGTTCCGGGCCGAAATCCTGGTGCGGCTGGTGTTCATCATAAACTTCCCATGTTCACGCGGCCCGTGCTGCGGAATATCTCTATGGGCACCCCCAGCATCCCCATCACCCCCCCGGGCATGTCGCCGGAGAGCCACTTGACCAGCACGTCATCCTCGGTCAATGGCAGGGTGCTCCACATCCGCTCCTCGCGGGGCCGGTCGGGCGCGGGCGCGAAAAGCATCCGGTACCGCTGGGCCTCGCCGCCGGAGGAGAGCTGGCCCGCGGAGTTGAAAACATGGCCCAGATAGCGCACCGAGGCGGTTTCGTCATATTCCGCCTCCCAGTCCGCTGAATTCGGGGAAATGTGGCCCAGATAAACGGGCACCGAGGTCATGCCGAGGCTGTTCTGGATGTTCACCGTCTCGGCGTTCTCCCCGACGTAGAACTCCCCCCCCTCCATGCGCGCATAGACAGGCAGCCCGGGGGGGCCGCCGGTCTGGTCGGGCACGGTGTCCAGCAGCACGGCGTGCCCCTGCGTGAAGGGCCGGAATTCCGCCCCGAATTTCGGAACGGGCACGTATTTCCCCTTGTGGAGGCCCATGTCCGCGGGCAACTGGTAAACCACGGCCGCGGCCTGGAGGCAGCGCACGGTCTGCCGCCGGACCGTGTCGTCCATCACGCCGGTGTTCAACTGGTAAATCACCGCCGTGTTCACATTGTAGGTGGCCGCGTAGACCCGGGCCGCGCGGAGCACCGTGTGCAGCTCGCGCGCGCCGCGCTGCAGGTCGTTCTGCGAGAACATGCGCACGATGGGGATGGAGATGCCGCCGATGATGCCGATGACGGCGAGCACCACCAGCAACTCGACCAGGCTGAATCCCGGCGCGCTATGTCTTTTTAACCGGCGCATGCAACCACCTGCCTCATCCGTCCACGCCCCCGCTCCGGGGGCAACCACGGGGCGGGGGCCCCGGCGGCGGGGGCGCGGCCCCCGCAACATACACACACGCCGCGCGCCCCCCCCCGGAGGGGGGGGGGGGGGGGGGTGG is a window of Candidatus Hydrogenedentota bacterium DNA encoding:
- a CDS encoding prepilin-type N-terminal cleavage/methylation domain-containing protein, translating into MAAKRPGDVSPFEGGGPSGPGDVSSRASRAGFTLLEVVIALTILAVGIMAVMALFPASLTQQRVAAERTVIASLARTQLSEVRTGGMGASLSEWIRGNAYRVVDAAARGYTLYDSWRASATRVGGPGVELYRVVFSVRLNNGREEEFVTYVTDR
- a CDS encoding prepilin-type N-terminal cleavage/methylation domain-containing protein, whose product is MRRLKRHSAPGFSLVELLVVLAVIGIIGGISIPIVRMFSQNDLQRGARELHTVLRAARVYAATYNVNTAVIYQLNTGVMDDTVRRQTVRCLQAAAVVYQLPADMGLHKGKYVPVPKFGAEFRPFTQGHAVLLDTVPDQTGGPPGLPVYARMEGGEFYVGENAETVNIQNSLGMTSVPVYLGHISPNSADWEAEYDETASVRYLGHVFNSAGQLSSGGEAQRYRMLFAPAPDRPREERMWSTLPLTEDDVLVKWLSGDMPGGVMGMLGVPIEIFRSTGRVNMGSL